The Filimonas lacunae genomic sequence GCCGGTTGTTGCTGTAGTTTATCGGGGAATAACACTACAGGGTTTATGCTGCTCATTTCTGCAAACACAGGAATAGGACATGCTCTTTCATTGGCATATTGCCAGATGGCTTTTCCACCTGCCAACGAGCCGGTAAAGCCTACAGCAGCAGCATGCTCATGCTGCACCAGTGCTTTGGCTAAGGCATTGCCCTTATCGCTAACATGCTGTACCACATGTTGATGCAGGTTACTTTTTTGTATCGCTTCTTCAATAGCTTTATATACTAAGTTCGACGTTTTCTCATGAGCAGGGTGGGCTTTAATCACCACACTGCAACCAGCAGCAAGCGCGCTGGCCGTATCGCCACCGGCAGTAGAAAAAGCAAAAGGAAAGTTGCTGGCGCCAAAGACAATCACAGGCCCCGAAGGCACCTTCATTTTACGAATGTCGGGCCGCGCAGGTGTGCGGGTGTCATCAGCCATATCTATGGCTGCTTCTACCCAGCTGCCTTCCAGTAATACATTGGCAAATAGCTGCAGTTGTCCGGTAGTTCGTGAAATTTCTCCGTTCAGTCTTGGTAAAGGTAAATGCGTTTCTTCTTGTGCTGTCGCTACCAATACTTCCCGGTAGCTTTCAATACTTGCGGCTATCTGCTGCAAAAATGCAGCTTTAACGGCAGCACCTGCCTTCTTATAACTGTCAAATGCTTCCTGTGCCTGCTGCATAATAGTGGCAGCCTGTACACTTTTCTCTTCCAATAGTTCTGTTGCCATGCGGTTGCGTTACTGTGTATATAAATTAATGAACAGCAATAGATAAATATTCAGGTAATTGAGGACGGTTGGCCAATGCAGTATTAATAACAGTTAGTATTCTTTCCCGCTCTTCACCAATCAAGGTTAACCGGGGGGCTCTTACATACTCAGTACCTATACCAGCCTGCTTTTCTGCCAGCTTAATGTATTGCACTAATTTAGGATGAATATCTAATTCCAGCAAGGGCATAAACCAACGATATATTTTAGTGGCTTCTTCAATCCTTCCTGCCTTGGTTAAACGGTAAATAGCTACTGTTTCGCGTGGGAAAGCACACACCAGTCCGGCAACCCAGCCATTAGCACCCAGTAATAACTCTTCCATAGCAATAGTATCCACACCACATAATATGCTGAATCTATCGCCAAAACGATTGATCATACGGGTTACATTCGTAACATCCCTTGACGACTCTTTTACCGCAGTAATGGTAGGCACTTCTGCCAGCTCGGCAAACATATCCAGGGTTACTTCTATTTTGTAATCAACCGGGTTGTTATATATCATCACAGGCAAATCAGTGGCAGCAGCTACCGTTTTAAAATAGGTAACTGTTTCCCTGTCATCTGCTTTGTAGCGCATAGGTGGCAGCAACATCAACCCCCTGGCTCCCCATTCTTTAGCCAGCTTAGCCTGCCTTACTGCTTCTGTAGTAACGCTTTCCGCAATGTTCAATATTACAGGCACTTTATCTCCTGTAATCTCTAATGTGGTTTTCACCAATAACTCCTTTTCTGCCGTATTTAATACACTTGCTTCGCCTAAGCTTCCGCCCAACACAATCCCATTCACACCAGCAGCAAGCTGCTCCTTTACGTTAGCCGAAAAGCCAGCCAGATCCAATTCTCCTTCTGCAGTAAATTTGGTTGTAATAGCCGGGAACACCCCTTTCCATTGTAAAC encodes the following:
- a CDS encoding aldehyde dehydrogenase (NADP(+)); this encodes MATELLEEKSVQAATIMQQAQEAFDSYKKAGAAVKAAFLQQIAASIESYREVLVATAQEETHLPLPRLNGEISRTTGQLQLFANVLLEGSWVEAAIDMADDTRTPARPDIRKMKVPSGPVIVFGASNFPFAFSTAGGDTASALAAGCSVVIKAHPAHEKTSNLVYKAIEEAIQKSNLHQHVVQHVSDKGNALAKALVQHEHAAAVGFTGSLAGGKAIWQYANERACPIPVFAEMSSINPVVLFPDKLQQQPAQLAQLYAASITAGMGQFCTNPGLLLAVKGEGFQLFLQHLGEEIGKVAPQPMLHEGIYCNWQRASEEILQQQKVEIVVQSAQQATGICPLPVIAKVPAATFIQNGVLKEEVFGPLSLVVECEDVHELKQALQQVKGQLTTTLMATEKDLEQFTDIIALQQSLAGRIIINSVPTGVEVCAAMVHGGPFPATTDARFTSVGSSAIQRWVRPLCFQGFPDALLPDELKNSNPLHIWRIVNNQLTNSAL
- a CDS encoding dihydrodipicolinate synthase family protein, which encodes MSLQWKGVFPAITTKFTAEGELDLAGFSANVKEQLAAGVNGIVLGGSLGEASVLNTAEKELLVKTTLEITGDKVPVILNIAESVTTEAVRQAKLAKEWGARGLMLLPPMRYKADDRETVTYFKTVAAATDLPVMIYNNPVDYKIEVTLDMFAELAEVPTITAVKESSRDVTNVTRMINRFGDRFSILCGVDTIAMEELLLGANGWVAGLVCAFPRETVAIYRLTKAGRIEEATKIYRWFMPLLELDIHPKLVQYIKLAEKQAGIGTEYVRAPRLTLIGEERERILTVINTALANRPQLPEYLSIAVH